From the genome of Aspergillus oryzae RIB40 DNA, chromosome 4:
GTGAAACCCTCGTTCATAGTGAGAGTACTTATAACATGCCAACAAAATATCCTTGCCTTCAACTTCGAGCATCTTGGAGTGAATGTGTATTCTATCATCAGTGAAGGAAATGCTAGTATCAACTAGAACGCGACCCGGTGCTTCAGTATTCTGGACCCTGGTAATGAGTCTGATGGAATAGGACAGATACGCAGGGAGATACACCGCTCCAATACTAGAGTACGAGGGATTTGCACTGGTGCTGATCATCTTATTGATGTGAAAGACTTGCCTCAAGGCAAACAGCTAGGCAACCATGATGGGTCTGACGACACCCATCGGATCAACGGATGAACCTGCATTGTTACCGTCCAGGTTAAAGATTACTCAGGCGATGACCAAGCTTGCAGCGTTTACATAATAGTTTCCCACCCGGGCAATGACCCCAAGCCAGGGTTTCGCCAGGTCATTGATATGCAAGTTGTTGGAACTGGTTGTTCATATTGCTCGGGGCACAGGCACCGTCTGCAAGTGTGTGATATCACTTCACAGTTACACGATACGCCACGACGAGAGACGATGACATTTAGACGCCAGCCGTACTGTTCTTAGAGGCCGAGAAAACAGGTTCGGTTTCAGGTGGGAGAACGATACTGCCAACCACCTGGCAGTGATCAGGGCACTGTTTCTTGTCGATCTCTCCAATCCGTGCTTATACCGTCTTTGCACCTTGTCTACTTTCAACCATGGCTGGGTACAATCTACTTCCGTTGGCGAAAGGAACAGGGCCAGATCCCCGGCTGCGGTCACTGTGAGCTATGGTCAGTTGATGCCTCGACCATTCAACCAGCAGTTTTCAATTAGTTCATAGTTTATGATGCTTTCATGGACGGACTGGCAGAGTGAAAGACAAGTAGAAAATACTATTGCATGTAGATCCTAGTGGTTCTAGGGCGAGGGTAAGCCATTGTAGCCTGCcagctgttgttgatgttcggCTGGATGGCGATCAAACGTCCCTTCTCGAATGATCTTTGAAGCCCCCCTCAGGGTGCATTTGGGGTTGCCTGAAACTAGCAATCTCGTAGGCAGACAAGTTCAGCTCACTGGTACTGAACTAGTTCAAGGCTAATGGGATCACCGGGAGATTGCGACCTGCGATTGGAACACTTTTAGTTTGTATTAGTCGATCCTACCGTGAAAATAGCATCATTCACGATATTGCTAGTTTATTGAAAACGATTTTAGCCCTGCGAGCTTTGAATGAGTCCTTTAAGTGTCACTGTAAGCAAAACCAGGCAATTGGTGGTCTAGTAGACGCAGATCAATAAGACATATGGGGTCACCAACTGTGTTACTGAGAAATACCCAGCTGAGCTTACGCTGAGACTGTCGCTGTTACAGGCTGGCATAGGATGAACATTTCCACGATGCTTCATCTCCCTAAAGCTGCAGAGTGGATTCACTTCTACGCCTTTGAAGTTATATTGTAAACAgggttgcctcaggccaACGTCACGTGTCATCCCAATCGGGCAACTTTCCGTCTCTCTAAACATTTGGACTTGCATTTCTGCATCAGCCTCACCTTTCACATTCATAGTGTGGTTCCTCTTCTTTAGCTTGACAAACACTAGCATATACTCACATCACGACCTACTTCCTCTACATAGACAGTACGCAACGCGTTGACGGACGTGACCCCTCAACCATGTTGAACTGATAGTGGGGAAGGGACAACATTTCGAAGTCTCAGCTGTAACGTGTAGTTAATCGAGGTCGCGGACTGTCCTCATAATCCAAAACTTAAGTTGTGCTGTCCAAGACCATGTATAAAGGATATTGAGCAACATGCTAACCTCCCGTAGTAGACAAGCAAGCTTAAACTGCTACCATCGAACAACTGGCAAAGATGGAAACGCAAGCAACTCTCAACAGTATTCAGAAGGCCGTATGGGACGGCAGACTTCCCTTACAGATTAGACTTGCTCCATCAGAAAGTCGCATATACGACCAGACTGATCCGTATCTTGTAATTATTCTCTACCCTCTATATCTATAATGGTCAACTCCTCGGGGCAATGTTAATACGGCCTAGATCTCTTATCCCCGAATTTCATATCTGCCATCCCTCTTACCCAGATTAAGGGCCTTCTTCGCATCTTCTCTCATCGACCCCAGTTCCAATGCtcatgatggatggttcTCCTTCGAAGGCGTCCCGCTTAAATGGCATCTCCCTATCGGTCTGCTATATGACCTCTATGCGGGCGCTGACCCAGCGTCCAAGGGGACGGCCGAGTCAGAAGACGCAGGCTGGGACATCGATGACCAAGACAATCCATTACCATGGCGTCTCGTCGTGCATTTCAGCGACTGGCCAGATGAGGAACTGGTCCGACTAGACGCAGAGGGGATGGTCATGAACGATGCGTTCATCAACAGCGTCAAAGAAGCGGATTTCCTGCGAAACGGGACCGCAAAGGGCATCATGAGTCTCTCCAAGGAGGATTCATCTGGGTTATGGAAGTCTGTACAGAATGGTACGATCACCCTCTCACCCCCTTCATCTCTCAGTCCCTCGTTCCCCCGTCCCGTCCCGTCCCGTCCCATCTCATGGCTATATCAATTGTCCGGGAAACAACAGCTAAACAAAGACAGTGGAACTCTCCTCTTTTCAACGAATTTCGAATATCCTCCTTCCCCCTCTCAATCAGCCGTTCCGTAACATCCCTATTCGCATattcctccccctccctcctGACTCTGGCTCCCCTTCTCTCAAAATAGTTCAGTCCCCCGTCCCGCCGCTGATCCCTCCCTCCAGCGTGGCGGCTAGCCAATTGGCCCTTTCACGAAGTAGTATCACACCGCAGACGCAGACGATAGGTTCGGCTTTGCATTCGCTCCTACCGAACCTGTTTCCTAGTCGGAGGACGCCTGTGTTAGCGAAGCCCGTGCTCCATGGTGCCGCTGTGCCTATGTCAGCACCAGTCGAAGAGCTAGTCAGGAGTTCGGCGTACGGAGATGGTTGGTTGTATGTCGTTATACGGATGATGGGATGATTGGTTGCTATCCATGTATATACTAGATCCCCGGGATGGTTTTAGGATTATGAACTGTGGTCTAGTAGCCTTGGTTTTCGAAGAGCGACTGATTTGAATTTTATGATATTATCCCAAATTACTATATAGCCATGTAGTCGCCAGGATGGTTCCGTCCATATTATACATCAGAACCTTATAAAATGCAATCATGGGCCTTCGACCCGTACATTCACACAGTTCTTCTCGTTCGCTTCTAGACCCTTCTCAGTTGACGTCTCCccaacagcaagaagaggcTGATCGCGCCATATGCGCACTGGGAtccattgatgaagaactAGTTAAGCTCCTCCATCGAGCGATCGGTGACCACGCCAACGAAGAAACAAATGTACATATACAAAGGTAATAACACAGAGGCCGGCAAAGCTAGTTTTAGGGCCAAGATTGACGACTATTATAGATAAGGGAGGTAAAGACAATTGTTCAGACAGTCATCTGCGGTTGAGTTCTGTTGTCTGAGGAGTGTGTTAGAATGCTTACCCAGAATCAGGCTACCGCGACAGCGTagatttttgtttctgttgcGGCCAACGGCCATTTCGGAGGCCTGTTGACGTCAGTAAACTCTTCTCATAGTTAGAGATACGTGTCAAGGCTTACGATTGTCCAGCCTAGAGGCCCCCAGGCGAAATTGAATGCTGTTAtttcgatgatgacgaagctGATGATCACCTTCCCGAATGTGTGGGAGACTCCTAGGCATCCTACTACGAAGATAGAAACTCCCATAATGCCCGTGGTGATGAGTAGAA
Proteins encoded in this window:
- a CDS encoding autophagy protein 5 (protein involved in autophagy and nutrient starvation); translation: METQATLNSIQKAVWDGRLPLQIRLAPSESRIYDQTDPYLISYPRISYLPSLLPRLRAFFASSLIDPSSNAHDGWFSFEGVPLKWHLPIGLLYDLYAGADPASKGTAESEDAGWDIDDQDNPLPWRLVVHFSDWPDEELVRLDAEGMVMNDAFINSVKEADFLRNGTAKGIMSLSKEDSSGLWKSVQNVELSSFQRISNILLPPLNQPFRNIPIRIFLPLPPDSGSPSLKIVQSPVPPLIPPSSVAASQLALSRSSITPQTQTIGSALHSLLPNLFPSRRTPVLAKPVLHGAAVPMSAPVEELVRSSAYGDGWLYVVIRMMG